In the Arachis stenosperma cultivar V10309 chromosome 8, arast.V10309.gnm1.PFL2, whole genome shotgun sequence genome, CAGCAACAGTCTCATGCAGCAGCTTCGAGTTCATCAGAGTTTACAGCCACTCCATTTGGGGTCTCTTCTGACCGTAGCTGAGAGGAAACATCATCTATGGCATCATTCAGTTGTGCAATCTTCTCAGCCagtacttttcttgttttctgcAATGCAAAGTAAGGCAAAATTTTTGAGCTATTAAAGAAATACTTAGCACCAATAACGTCGACCAAGTTAACAATACATATGAACTTTTGCAACCGATCGTGTAGGACATAAACTGGACGGCTAGGGGAAATCAGATTTCAGAATGACAAATTGACAATCATTATATGAATTTGGCAAATTAGTCTAAGATTGGTAAAATGCTTAAATCTAATAACATGTGCATGCAAGGGAATTTGTGGGCGAAAAGGGACAAGTAAGATTCAGCATGGCAAGCATCCTTCATTAAGATATAGATGAAGGGCAATATGAAGAACAAGCAGTTTCTCACCTCTAAGGCTTTTTCTTCATCATATATGAATTTTGGCAGTTTTCTCATCAACTCCTTCCGGTCAGCTCCAGCTAGAGCTTTGCTGATCtgtataaagataaaattaaaatggtAATAGCGTTCAAGCAACAAAGCTAATCATGGTTAATGGCacataaaattgaaaagaaatatTATGACGAATATCTGAATGCTTCCCAGCTCCCACACAACGCCAGTATCTATTACCTGAGGTGCATACACGCAGCCAAGGGTACCAACAATTAATCCTCCCAAGAGAAAGCCACCGACAAAGATGCTAGCACCGCTGGGCCTTCCACCTTCACTGTAGTTCCAAACAAGTAGAACTCCAAATTAATTACATCTAATCATGTAGTACAAAATGCTGTAAtcaaaagtttattttttaatccTGTTAGTTTCTTCCTCGTGTCAGTTATGTGTGCTGTGTGCATCCCACTCATTTATGATTATGATTTTGAGAGGCAATTTATATAAAAAGACCACCATGTACGGTTATATTATCACGGATTTGATTCATGCATTTTCACTTTGCAACAAATTATGCAGTCAGGCAGATAAACTGCAGAAATAGCCAAGAGAATACCTATATGCAGCTTGGATTGTGAGAGGCCTTCTTGCCGAAGACAGGTGCACTCCCCCACGACGATTGATATTCTGTGACAAGCTGGAATGTTTGATCTTGAACTGTGAGTAGTCCAACTTATTGATTGAAGATGCTAGCAAAATTGTTTGGAACAACAGATCAGTCACAAATCAAGATGTTCCCTCAGCTAAAAGAATCATTGCAGTAATTCTTCTTGTAGTCGAAGCTTTTGATAAAGTAGAAAACATGCCCTTTTCGGCAGAAAACAAAATACAGAATGAGAGTGAAAAATGGGCAATGCCAACCACCATTGCACGAAACAAAGACGCACCAAATCTTTATCatacccccccccccctttaACCCCAACatacgaagaagaagaagaagatctTGATGAattgttttttaattaaataaaaaaaaaaagatattgaTGAATGGCAAAGAAAGGCTGATAAACACAAGAAAGCAACATGAATCGGTGATCTTGAAACTCGTTACATTTATATCAATGTGACATACTAAAATCCAACTAATTATTACTACACACGAAGAAAACCTATAACTGTGGTATGAACACAACACTACCCAACACAAGAAAGCCTCTCGATTATGCAATCTTTGAAGCTAAACACggaatcaataataataaaagaataactTGAAAATTATCAAGATCAAGCATATATTTGGTAATTCTACTGAGATCACTGTTCATATAAGACTCAGACACATCCATGGTTGACTAAATCAGAGGAATGCACCTCAATTTTGATACTTGCATCTTCTAAAACGAATCcggagaaaataaaaagaaaaatcttgCAAAATGAATTAAGGATATAACAAGAGATGAGTATAAAGTAGGAATcttgaaaaggaaaaagaagggTTACCGGAGTGAGTTAGGATGAAAGAAGTGGAAACTGCTGCCATGGTTGAGTTAAGTTCAGctgcagagagagagagagagagagagagagagagaattgaggaaatcggagagagagagagagagagaggttggGAAACTGAGAAAGTGCGAAAAGTGTTTGCGATATTTTTGAAGAGAGAAGAGTGAAGTGAAAAAAATGAGTGTATATATATGTCGATAATatctaagagagagagagatagagaaagaACGAAAAGAAACGATAACTGTATAACCAGCTGCAGTTACCCCCTCTTTTTTTCCCCCAAAACACACAGATACACACGCAGTCGTCTTTGGATATGTACACACCTCTTTGGCTCTTTCTCTTCCCAGCCTATTTCTTtctctccccccccccccccccccccccccccccccctctcgttttttttttacatttaaatGGTCCAAGGCTCCGAGTTGATTAAACAAACACAAACTTTTTTAGACCACTAATCAATTTTCGTAAAAAGTTGACTAATCTTTTGTTCAATTTTTGCATCTATgtatttacataaataaatcaATTAGTATACTTTATACTTATAATATAGAATCAATAAAATACTAGCTACGTGGCTACCTACTACCTAGTGGAGCTCTTAAACAAAATACGTCAcctatttaattttctttatattcttatttaacggttacttttttaattagttgacaactaatatttttattagtaaatGATTACATACATAGAAATATTAGTTAAGCAATTaatcattaaattttaattagagtaaacatttaaattaatcttaataaattttagatcttaataaattttttaggatgcttcttaataaatttttgttttgtttaagtaAACGAGTGAGCTGACTATTCGACCAACTTGCAGGTGCCACAGCAGGAAGGGGGTTGGCTGGCGGAGAAAAAACCGCAGAGTTGCTTCGACTCAGGAATACCCAGTTACCGCCCAGTCTTTAATCAGGGTCtggtttttttaataaatttttattatttcaaaaagtgattactcttttttttttcttgggcCGTGGCCCTCTCTAGTGTCTAATAGATGGCCCAAAGTGTTGGTATCCTGTTCCCAAGGAGATGGATTTGGACATATCATAGTTGGGCCCATCATGATACCAGGTCCAAGTGTAATCCCAACGGAAAAGACCATTTCATGAACATTGACTATGGCTGAAACAGTCAACTCGGAAAAAGCAGAAAGCACGTCAACGATAAAAATGATGTTAGTTTGTGCACccaaaagaattaaaaaattttgatggtACTTGTCTTAATTCGTTGAATCGGTCAAATTGAAGAAAACAATTTTTTCAGTGCGCCATTATTCATTCTAAGCAACTAATTTGTTTATGCGTTTATCTAGTGTCCTTAATAAAAAGTACATTTTAagatcataaaataaaatttttttattaaaaatataaaaaatttaagtttttaattatttattaaataaaaacatttaaaattttacactAGTGATAAATTTATGGTGAGTTCTATGGTGCTTTTGTTATGGTGCCTAAATTACCTAACTTCccttttaaagtaaaaaataaatcatgtaaaatttattaaatattatttatttatcttttttagtaACTTAGGTACAAAGTAATAAGCACCATAGCATTCacctaaatttattatttacttCAAAAATATATGTTAGTTAAACCCTTTATTTATTAGATAATACGTGATGGTATATTCAAGAATAAGTCAAGCCATACtcaaaaaagaataaaattttcg is a window encoding:
- the LOC130943364 gene encoding uncharacterized protein LOC130943364; translated protein: MAAVSTSFILTHSASSINKLDYSQFKIKHSSLSQNINRRGGVHLSSARRPLTIQAAYSEGGRPSGASIFVGGFLLGGLIVGTLGCVYAPQISKALAGADRKELMRKLPKFIYDEEKALEKTRKVLAEKIAQLNDAIDDVSSQLRSEETPNGVAVNSDELEAAA